The Granulicella sibirica genome has a segment encoding these proteins:
- a CDS encoding tyrosine-type recombinase/integrase, whose amino-acid sequence MAKRAKKSKTVLRLPDLDYSKSAVLNSLPSLNSRRSYEHAISDFIEWYCSEPRLAFNKTVVTRYRIALEQRRYAPSTINLRLAAVRRLAYEASDCGLLSPDLAAGIRRVKGAKRIGVRLGNWLSAEQSKRLIAAPSGQRLQDVRNRALLAMLVGCGLRRAEIVTVKIEDFELREEHWILADLIGKGGHMRTVPVPTWVKATVDAWIACAELRNGTLFRAIGKTGKVYGGGFTAKVIWSIVRKTATDCGLGTIAPHDLRRTCARLCHQAGGELEQIQFLLGHVSVQTTERYLGCKQRLRNAVNDRIGLEPESP is encoded by the coding sequence GTGGCGAAAAGAGCGAAGAAATCTAAAACTGTTCTAAGACTTCCCGACCTTGACTATTCAAAATCAGCGGTACTCAACAGCCTTCCATCTCTGAATTCGCGGCGGTCGTACGAACATGCCATCAGCGACTTCATCGAGTGGTATTGCTCCGAACCTCGTCTGGCGTTCAACAAGACGGTTGTGACCCGCTATCGAATTGCGCTGGAGCAGCGCAGATACGCACCTTCAACGATCAATCTCAGACTCGCGGCGGTTCGCAGGCTTGCATATGAAGCCTCAGATTGCGGCCTGTTGAGTCCGGACCTCGCCGCTGGCATTCGCCGGGTCAAAGGAGCGAAACGGATCGGCGTTCGTCTTGGAAATTGGCTATCCGCTGAACAAAGCAAGAGACTCATTGCTGCACCGTCTGGGCAGCGACTTCAAGATGTGCGTAACCGTGCCCTATTGGCCATGCTCGTTGGTTGCGGTTTGCGTAGGGCCGAGATCGTGACGGTGAAGATTGAAGACTTTGAACTTCGGGAGGAACATTGGATTCTCGCTGACCTTATCGGCAAAGGCGGCCACATGCGTACTGTGCCCGTACCAACGTGGGTCAAGGCGACCGTGGATGCCTGGATAGCATGTGCGGAATTGCGGAACGGAACACTCTTTCGCGCGATCGGCAAAACGGGCAAGGTTTATGGGGGTGGGTTCACAGCGAAAGTAATTTGGTCTATTGTTCGCAAGACAGCCACGGACTGCGGTCTTGGCACGATCGCTCCCCACGATCTACGGCGAACTTGCGCCCGCCTCTGTCATCAAGCCGGCGGCGAGCTGGAGCAGATCCAGTTCCTACTCGGGCACGTTTCTGTGCAGACGACGGAACGCTATCTTGGCTGCAAACAACGGCTTCGGAATGCCGTCAACGACCGGATCGGCTTGGAACCCGAGTCACCGTGA
- a CDS encoding TonB family protein produces the protein MSRVRAWFSIALFATAHCACRAQTIAPDALPDLKYPPTARAAKVQGDVVVSFRQTLEGRTVDVSPISGPAMLQGVAVENVKAWHFKTRTELAEQPYKVTFHFQLNPPDDGYDESQPVTKALLDGTGQVQVISIFTTGLDRSECPSANDRVPPASVVSGDFVELQRWNEEVRVSSDGSVIWKQGDVSRTGQITPAEAKSLLEQFRIAAVWRLCGSYDQAGLMDGDASSFKVRIGGREKSVGEYGDAAPAIFRDVETAVDVSTNTHQWRHGDPRTESIAEITFEYLPKPGKTKLMDAVHRGDKEAFRAALEAGDKLTDADASGWTPLMYAASSYGNSPLKEIVNAGVNVNARSKRGETALMASAVTGMADEDLLKAGAEVNAINTEDMTALMLLVQRGDPDEIATLLKAGADARARDAKGRTALDYLNAANCGSPIVHEQDPRWMTLGYSKCNALDRDDYQKAKRLLINAGAKATRNAAPPPLPTQSRSGLKLFD, from the coding sequence ATGTCGAGAGTACGGGCATGGTTTTCGATAGCTCTGTTCGCGACGGCGCACTGTGCTTGTCGGGCGCAGACGATCGCACCTGATGCCCTGCCGGACCTTAAGTATCCTCCAACTGCGAGAGCCGCTAAAGTTCAGGGTGACGTTGTAGTGAGTTTCCGACAGACACTGGAAGGCCGGACTGTCGATGTAAGTCCGATCTCTGGTCCTGCGATGTTGCAAGGAGTCGCGGTCGAAAACGTGAAGGCGTGGCACTTCAAGACAAGAACGGAGCTTGCAGAGCAACCCTATAAGGTGACGTTCCACTTCCAGCTCAATCCGCCTGACGATGGATATGACGAAAGTCAGCCAGTAACAAAGGCGTTGTTGGATGGAACGGGGCAGGTCCAAGTTATTTCGATTTTCACGACAGGTTTGGATCGCTCAGAGTGTCCAAGTGCCAATGATCGAGTGCCTCCAGCCAGCGTAGTCAGTGGCGATTTCGTCGAGCTTCAACGTTGGAACGAAGAAGTGAGAGTCAGTTCAGACGGTTCGGTGATTTGGAAACAAGGCGATGTTTCCCGGACGGGGCAGATTACACCGGCGGAAGCAAAATCCCTACTGGAGCAATTCCGAATCGCAGCCGTTTGGAGGCTCTGTGGCAGTTATGATCAGGCGGGGCTGATGGACGGCGACGCTAGTTCGTTCAAAGTACGAATCGGTGGACGGGAGAAGAGTGTCGGGGAGTATGGAGACGCCGCACCGGCAATCTTCAGAGATGTTGAAACGGCTGTTGACGTGTCTACTAATACGCACCAGTGGCGTCATGGCGATCCGAGAACTGAAAGTATCGCAGAAATCACCTTCGAGTATCTGCCCAAGCCAGGCAAGACAAAACTCATGGATGCGGTGCATCGTGGGGACAAAGAAGCGTTCCGAGCTGCGTTGGAAGCTGGCGATAAACTGACTGATGCCGATGCGAGCGGATGGACGCCTCTCATGTATGCCGCAAGTTCCTATGGCAATTCGCCATTGAAGGAAATTGTCAACGCAGGGGTCAACGTAAATGCCCGCTCGAAACGAGGCGAAACCGCACTAATGGCATCTGCAGTAACGGGCATGGCGGACGAAGACCTGTTGAAGGCAGGTGCCGAAGTGAACGCAATCAATACCGAGGACATGACCGCACTTATGCTTCTGGTTCAGCGTGGAGACCCTGATGAGATCGCGACACTGTTGAAAGCTGGGGCAGATGCTCGCGCGAGGGACGCAAAAGGACGCACAGCTCTCGACTATCTCAATGCCGCGAATTGCGGATCACCAATCGTTCATGAGCAAGATCCCCGATGGATGACTTTGGGATATTCAAAGTGTAATGCGCTTGACCGTGATGATTATCAGAAGGCGAAAAGGCTGCTAATCAACGCAGGCGCTAAAGCGACACGTAATGCCGCACCGCCTCCATTACCAACCCAGAGCCGTAGCGGATTGAAACTTTTTGATTAG
- a CDS encoding tyrosine-type recombinase/integrase — MKAEEVPTLPLTTDEYERLLDSVYVVVKAPRNRIVENQSQEYWIKRVRGLFLLMRSSGLSIQDALTLPRSALIHDATGHRVVTQRTKTGTDVSVLLPPNIAIELLAVPNDNDRFFFWSGVGSPKSISGNWGKRFVAPCFAEAKITGGYMKAHRLRDTFACGLLKAGVSLEHVSKLLGHTSIRTTEKSYAAWVPSRQEVLDNAVISAWAAPAPKGLRRKRAA; from the coding sequence ATGAAGGCTGAAGAGGTTCCAACTCTTCCTCTGACCACTGATGAGTATGAACGCCTACTTGATTCCGTCTATGTCGTAGTCAAGGCACCTCGGAATCGCATAGTAGAAAATCAAAGCCAAGAGTATTGGATCAAGAGGGTGCGGGGTCTGTTCCTGCTCATGAGGTCTAGCGGCCTGTCGATCCAAGATGCTCTAACACTTCCCCGCTCTGCCCTCATACACGACGCCACTGGTCACCGAGTTGTGACCCAGCGCACCAAGACCGGAACTGATGTCAGCGTCCTACTTCCACCAAACATCGCGATTGAACTGCTCGCGGTGCCGAACGATAACGACCGCTTCTTCTTCTGGAGTGGGGTCGGCTCACCCAAGTCCATCAGTGGCAATTGGGGCAAGCGATTTGTAGCTCCATGCTTCGCTGAGGCCAAAATCACGGGCGGCTACATGAAGGCACACCGACTCCGCGATACCTTTGCTTGTGGGCTTCTCAAGGCCGGTGTGTCACTGGAGCATGTGAGCAAGCTGTTAGGACATACTTCTATACGCACGACCGAGAAAAGCTACGCCGCATGGGTGCCTTCAAGGCAGGAGGTTCTAGACAACGCAGTCATTTCGGCCTGGGCAGCTCCCGCCCCGAAAGGTCTACGCAGGAAAAGAGCAGCATAG
- a CDS encoding EamA family transporter: protein MSWIFWAILSAVFAAGTAVLAKVGVEGVDSNLATAIRTSVILVFTWAIAIGLEKHQGLGSIGRKSWIFLVLSGVCTGLSWLCYFRALQMGEASRVAPVDKLSVVLVLIFAALFLGERLTWVKAAGGVLTAAGAIILALA, encoded by the coding sequence ATGAGTTGGATCTTTTGGGCAATCCTGTCCGCCGTCTTCGCCGCCGGAACCGCAGTCCTGGCCAAAGTAGGTGTCGAAGGCGTCGACTCGAATCTCGCCACTGCCATACGAACCTCCGTCATCCTGGTCTTTACCTGGGCTATTGCCATCGGCTTGGAGAAGCACCAGGGTCTCGGTTCCATCGGCCGGAAGAGCTGGATCTTCCTTGTCCTGTCAGGCGTATGCACTGGCCTCTCGTGGCTCTGCTACTTCCGCGCCCTGCAAATGGGCGAAGCCTCACGCGTAGCTCCCGTGGACAAGCTCAGCGTCGTCCTGGTCCTCATCTTCGCTGCCCTCTTCTTGGGCGAACGCCTCACCTGGGTAAAGGCCGCAGGCGGAGTCCTCACCGCCGCCGGAGCCATCATCCTGGCTCTCGCCTGA